In Gammaproteobacteria bacterium, a single genomic region encodes these proteins:
- the mutM gene encoding bifunctional DNA-formamidopyrimidine glycosylase/DNA-(apurinic or apyrimidinic site) lyase produces MPELAEVETTRRGITSHVVGQTIAKIIVRQEQLRWSVPQQLIEILPNKQFTSLIRRGKYLLFNADIGTMIVHLGMSGCLRIVDKDEPVQKHDHVDIVFNNGHCLRYTDPRRFGSILWTTADPLQHKLLSHLGPEPLSSAFNDKYLFQQVKRRYVPIKSFIMNSQVVVGVGNIYATESLFRARIHPLLPANDLSLEQSQKLVKTIKEVLRDAIKQGGTTLRDFLKSDGKPGYFRQHLQIYGRAGKSCLVCDTKLILIKINQRSTVYCPFCQKEKDRGKPSLNQKDVI; encoded by the coding sequence ATGCCTGAACTTGCTGAAGTCGAGACAACACGTAGAGGTATCACCTCTCATGTTGTTGGCCAAACAATAGCTAAAATAATAGTCCGGCAGGAGCAATTGCGTTGGTCCGTGCCGCAACAATTAATTGAAATTTTACCTAACAAGCAGTTTACTAGCCTGATACGTCGTGGCAAATATTTGTTGTTTAACGCAGATATCGGTACCATGATCGTGCATTTAGGTATGTCGGGTTGCTTGAGAATTGTTGACAAAGATGAGCCCGTCCAAAAGCACGACCACGTAGATATTGTTTTTAACAATGGTCACTGTTTACGTTATACCGATCCAAGACGATTTGGTTCGATACTTTGGACCACTGCTGATCCTCTCCAACATAAATTACTCTCTCATCTTGGACCAGAGCCTTTGAGTAGTGCTTTCAATGATAAATATTTATTCCAGCAGGTTAAAAGACGTTATGTGCCAATTAAATCATTCATCATGAATAGTCAAGTTGTCGTTGGTGTTGGCAATATATATGCCACCGAGAGCTTATTTCGAGCGCGTATTCATCCGCTATTACCCGCAAATGATCTCTCCCTAGAGCAGTCACAAAAGTTGGTGAAGACAATTAAAGAAGTTTTGCGTGATGCTATAAAGCAAGGTGGCACCACATTACGTGATTTCTTAAAATCCGATGGCAAGCCGGGTTACTTTCGCCAGCATTTACAAATTTATGGCAGAGCAGGGAAGTCATGTTTAGTGTGCGATACGAAATTAATATTAATCAAAATAAACCAGCGCAGTACGGTATATTGTCCATTCTGTCAGAAAGAGAAAGATAGGGGCAAACCGAGCCTAAATCAAAAAGACGTAATTTGA
- a CDS encoding threonylcarbamoyl-AMP synthase: protein MHQKTKVLNAGNEKDILEAIAMIQGGQLVAVPTETVYGLAADARNIDAVKNIFRVKNRPTDHPLIVHIAAFEQLSQWAIDIPPVAAIIAKHFWPGPITLLLKKKDLVNDVVTGGLTTIAIRIPQNKTLLKMLRLLNTGLAAPSANPYKRISPTAAEHVMSGLSGKIAAVLDDGPCRIGVESTILDLTKSRIRILRPGPITKKMIEDIVEVSIDSPSIYPENVPGNRQSHYQPYTKTSLITLDEIERQLSQTNNQEKLLAVIHYSDWKCAHNNIKTIKLSKNKIEYSRLIYQALHELDNIHANQILIEMPPNNDTWSDILDRLSKASAIT from the coding sequence ATGCATCAAAAAACTAAAGTTCTAAATGCCGGCAATGAGAAAGATATATTAGAAGCCATTGCTATGATTCAAGGAGGGCAGTTAGTTGCTGTACCTACTGAAACTGTCTATGGTCTCGCCGCTGACGCAAGAAATATTGACGCTGTTAAGAATATTTTTAGAGTAAAAAATCGCCCAACTGATCATCCACTAATTGTCCATATTGCTGCATTTGAACAGTTATCTCAGTGGGCAATAGATATTCCACCTGTTGCAGCTATTATAGCCAAACACTTTTGGCCAGGCCCAATTACTTTACTACTTAAGAAGAAAGATTTAGTCAACGATGTGGTAACGGGTGGATTAACAACAATCGCTATACGCATCCCTCAAAATAAAACACTGTTAAAAATGCTACGGCTATTAAACACAGGACTAGCAGCGCCTTCGGCAAATCCTTACAAAAGAATTAGCCCGACGGCCGCAGAACATGTTATGTCAGGTTTATCAGGAAAAATAGCTGCAGTATTGGATGACGGACCATGCCGAATCGGCGTTGAATCAACAATTTTAGATTTAACGAAAAGCAGAATACGCATTCTAAGGCCTGGGCCGATAACAAAAAAAATGATTGAAGACATTGTGGAGGTATCAATAGACTCACCGTCAATATATCCAGAAAATGTACCTGGAAATAGGCAATCTCATTATCAACCTTACACAAAAACCTCTCTAATTACTCTAGATGAAATAGAAAGGCAACTCTCTCAAACCAACAATCAAGAAAAACTATTAGCTGTTATTCACTACTCAGACTGGAAATGTGCACACAATAACATTAAAACAATAAAATTATCAAAAAATAAAATCGAGTATAGCAGATTAATCTATCAGGCTTTACATGAGCTCGACAATATTCATGCCAACCAAATTCTCATTGAAATGCCACCAAACAATGATACATGGAGCGATATTTTAGATAGACTATCTAAAGCTTCAGCAATAACTTGA
- a CDS encoding ankyrin repeat domain-containing protein — protein sequence MLRKFKERGKSKLSELPNLPTDVLELIQHMLPISDQASFARVCKAWSKAGSRGRRPDRWEINFLRHFEQQYHILRSTKKDIRDWQFQFKKQEDEEYSHLSKSNRKLLRKIKDCNLKNLDMLAQQIERNTLIACDSNGFSIAYWAQRHRYYSWLNTIYQTKILPRYTVNGSLNPNSVDSNRRTLLQWAVELRQDNDHIAELLALTNSAAVNSHDCLGATALFIACQNGYIEAAELLLNATADVNLECTTGANGLFISCQLGHTAIVKLLLDRGAKMNSRYFNGHTDLSIACQHGHTAAVKLLLDRGADVNLQCQTGVTALAIASRHGHTTVIKILLDHDPDMNIQDSTGATALSIAMQNRHIEAVKLLLDHKANANLPNNMGKTALFIACQNGDAEAVELLLNANADVNSRSNTGATALSIACENGHTAVVKLLLAAGAKKSSKCCDGKTALFLACQNGHTEIAKLLLVARARINSRSNSGATALYVACFNGHTAAVELLINHGALMDLRHNTGETALNIAYYRGHIGAVCLLLNAGAVVSLSIDECATLLQIASNNNYDSIVKILITEALNKYIDENNKLIENTNKSASAHKNHDHLKFFKTSRGKIIQQVTIAVAAATLLKVLNGEESPEILSYHSLAFKIDNELHKLYQYSIKHHLLRKNSLSAA from the coding sequence ATGCTAAGGAAATTTAAGGAACGCGGTAAAAGCAAACTATCAGAATTACCAAATTTGCCAACAGATGTATTGGAATTGATTCAGCATATGCTGCCCATTTCTGATCAAGCTAGTTTTGCGCGTGTTTGTAAAGCTTGGTCGAAAGCCGGATCGCGCGGACGGCGACCCGATCGCTGGGAAATCAATTTTCTACGCCATTTTGAGCAACAATATCATATCCTGCGATCGACAAAAAAAGATATTCGTGACTGGCAATTTCAATTTAAGAAACAAGAAGATGAAGAGTATTCTCATCTTAGTAAATCCAACCGCAAATTACTCCGCAAGATCAAAGACTGTAATTTAAAAAATTTAGACATGCTTGCCCAACAAATAGAACGCAACACTTTGATTGCATGTGACAGTAACGGTTTTAGTATTGCTTATTGGGCACAGCGGCATAGGTATTATTCTTGGTTAAATACAATTTATCAAACTAAGATTCTGCCAAGATACACAGTAAATGGTAGCCTTAACCCGAATAGTGTTGATAGTAATCGGCGGACTCTATTACAGTGGGCAGTTGAGCTTCGGCAAGATAATGACCATATCGCCGAGCTACTTGCTTTAACTAATAGTGCAGCAGTCAATTCTCATGATTGCTTAGGTGCAACAGCGCTGTTTATCGCCTGCCAAAATGGCTATATTGAAGCGGCAGAATTATTACTTAATGCTACTGCCGATGTGAATTTAGAGTGTACTACAGGGGCAAATGGGCTCTTTATTAGCTGTCAGCTTGGCCACACTGCCATTGTGAAATTATTACTTGATCGCGGTGCCAAGATGAATTCGCGGTACTTCAACGGCCACACTGACTTATCTATCGCCTGTCAGCACGGACATACTGCCGCTGTAAAATTATTATTAGATCGCGGTGCCGATGTGAATTTGCAGTGTCAAACTGGGGTAACCGCCCTTGCTATCGCCTCTCGGCACGGACACACTACAGTCATAAAAATATTGCTAGACCATGATCCCGATATGAATATACAAGACAGTACCGGGGCAACCGCGCTCTCTATCGCCATGCAAAATCGCCATATTGAAGCGGTGAAATTATTACTCGATCACAAAGCTAATGCGAATTTGCCAAATAATATGGGAAAAACTGCGTTATTTATCGCCTGTCAAAATGGCGATGCTGAAGCTGTGGAATTATTGCTAAATGCTAATGCTGATGTTAATTCGCGCTCCAACACTGGCGCAACGGCACTATCGATCGCGTGTGAGAATGGTCATACTGCAGTTGTGAAATTATTACTGGCAGCTGGCGCCAAGAAGAGTTCAAAATGCTGCGACGGTAAAACTGCGTTGTTTTTAGCCTGTCAGAACGGCCACACTGAAATCGCGAAATTATTGCTAGTAGCTCGTGCTAGAATAAATTCTCGATCCAACTCTGGTGCAACCGCACTTTATGTAGCCTGTTTTAATGGTCATACTGCAGCCGTGGAATTACTAATTAACCATGGGGCCCTGATGGATTTGCGGCACAACACTGGTGAAACGGCACTCAATATAGCTTATTATAGAGGCCATATTGGTGCTGTATGCTTATTATTAAATGCTGGCGCTGTTGTGAGTTTATCTATCGACGAGTGCGCAACTCTACTTCAAATAGCTAGTAATAATAATTATGATAGCATCGTCAAAATTTTGATCACCGAAGCACTGAATAAATACATCGATGAAAACAATAAACTAATTGAAAATACTAATAAATCTGCATCAGCGCATAAAAATCACGATCACCTGAAGTTTTTCAAAACGTCTCGCGGGAAAATCATTCAGCAAGTAACGATAGCTGTTGCAGCAGCGACATTGCTGAAGGTACTAAATGGCGAGGAGTCTCCAGAAATTCTCTCTTACCATTCTCTTGCATTTAAGATTGATAATGAGCTGCATAAGCTTTACCAATACTCTATTAAACACCATTTACTACGAAAAAATTCATTGTCAGCTGCTTGA
- a CDS encoding trans-2-enoyl-CoA reductase family protein, translating to MLIEPKIRGFICTTAHPTGCAENVRQQIDFVKQHVDVSGPKKVLVIGASTGYGLASRIAAAFGAHAATIGVFYEKAASAKRTASAGWYNTAAFEEAAQKANLYAKSINGDAFSQEIKQQTIDMIKNDWQGGVDLVIYSLASPRRTESKTGTVYNSTLKPIGQAYTNHTVNVMTGEVFDITLDPASTEDIEQTEKVMGGEDWFDWMQCLSENGLLAHGVKTLAYSYIGPELTFPIYRDGTIGAAKKHLYKTVNQIDALLQSINGKALISVNKALVTQASSAIPVVPLYISILYKIMKNKNLHEGCIEQISRLFTEKMYSPAGVQIDDQGFIRLDDWEMQDDIQTEVSKLWAAVNTQNLEALTDIQGYRHEFQKLFGFDLADVNYAQEVDPVVQIPSIPEEVFS from the coding sequence ATGTTGATTGAACCCAAAATTCGAGGCTTTATTTGTACTACCGCTCATCCAACAGGCTGTGCTGAAAATGTACGCCAGCAAATTGACTTTGTTAAGCAACACGTGGATGTGAGTGGTCCTAAAAAAGTCTTAGTGATTGGCGCATCGACGGGTTATGGATTGGCGAGTCGGATCGCAGCAGCGTTTGGCGCACACGCAGCAACCATTGGTGTTTTTTACGAAAAAGCGGCGTCTGCCAAACGAACGGCTTCCGCAGGATGGTACAATACTGCTGCTTTTGAAGAAGCTGCACAGAAAGCTAATCTCTATGCCAAAAGCATTAACGGCGATGCTTTCTCCCAAGAAATCAAACAGCAAACGATTGATATGATCAAAAACGATTGGCAAGGTGGTGTCGATTTAGTTATCTATAGTTTAGCTTCACCAAGACGCACTGAGAGCAAAACCGGAACGGTGTATAATTCGACGTTGAAACCGATTGGTCAAGCGTACACCAACCACACTGTTAATGTGATGACAGGCGAAGTTTTTGATATCACTCTCGATCCCGCTTCGACTGAAGACATTGAACAAACTGAAAAAGTGATGGGCGGAGAAGATTGGTTTGATTGGATGCAATGCCTTTCAGAAAACGGATTATTGGCTCACGGTGTTAAAACGCTCGCTTATTCTTATATCGGACCTGAATTAACATTTCCTATTTATCGTGATGGAACCATTGGAGCCGCTAAAAAACATCTATACAAAACAGTGAATCAAATTGATGCTCTTCTTCAATCCATTAACGGTAAGGCACTTATTTCTGTCAATAAAGCGTTAGTGACCCAAGCCAGCAGCGCAATTCCTGTTGTTCCGCTCTATATTTCAATATTATATAAAATTATGAAAAATAAAAATCTTCACGAAGGCTGTATTGAACAAATCTCTCGTTTATTCACGGAGAAAATGTACAGTCCTGCAGGTGTGCAAATTGATGATCAAGGTTTTATTCGGTTGGACGATTGGGAAATGCAAGACGATATTCAAACCGAAGTATCAAAACTGTGGGCTGCAGTCAATACGCAGAATTTAGAAGCACTCACTGATATTCAAGGCTACCGTCACGAATTTCAAAAACTGTTTGGATTTGATCTTGCAGATGTAAACTATGCTCAAGAAGTGGACCCTGTAGTTCAAATTCCTTCAATTCCAGAAGAAGTTTTTAGCTAA
- the udk gene encoding uridine kinase: MRNNTMIIGIAGPSASGKSLLANTIVRELGSDQVVVITEDSYYRDRKDISFEERTKINYDHPDSFDHELFSQHLIALQNGETVQVPQYDFTQHVRSSNVREIGQHTIIVLEGILLFFEPKLRDIMDVRIFMDTPLDICLLRRLKRDIVERERSFDSVLQQYIDTVRPMYFQFIEPSKRYADIIVPRGGQNRIAIDMIKAKLRELLVTNNSTSS; this comes from the coding sequence ATGCGTAATAATACGATGATTATAGGTATCGCCGGGCCGTCAGCTAGCGGTAAAAGTTTATTGGCTAATACTATAGTTCGAGAGCTTGGGTCTGACCAAGTTGTTGTTATTACTGAAGATTCTTACTATAGAGATCGCAAAGACATTTCATTTGAAGAGCGCACTAAAATCAACTACGACCATCCCGACTCCTTTGATCATGAATTATTCTCCCAACACTTAATAGCCCTCCAAAATGGTGAAACTGTTCAGGTTCCTCAATACGATTTTACCCAGCACGTCCGATCTTCAAACGTTCGAGAAATAGGACAGCATACGATTATCGTTCTTGAAGGCATTTTGCTATTTTTTGAGCCCAAACTTCGTGACATCATGGATGTTCGCATTTTTATGGATACTCCACTCGATATCTGCCTTCTTCGTCGCCTCAAACGCGATATCGTTGAACGCGAGCGTTCGTTTGATTCTGTTTTACAACAATATATTGATACCGTTCGTCCGATGTATTTTCAATTTATTGAGCCCAGTAAGCGCTACGCAGACATCATAGTTCCGCGTGGTGGTCAAAATCGAATTGCCATTGATATGATCAAGGCAAAATTACGTGAGCTATTGGTCACCAATAACTCCACTAGCAGTTAA
- a CDS encoding Smr/MutS family protein — protein sequence MTITFYTSIMPNKDDITPEERALFRESVKGTIPLGEERPLLEKREAPTPVDIKVDRKQKVRQPNNIDLSSLPLSDHSPQSVTGEESIEYRGSGISHKDLKRLKAGEFAIQSHLDLHGATIDQARDELIRFLTKAQNQHWRCVRIVHGKGKHHGDTPILKNLVNAWLRQIPIVLAFTSAPGRDGGAGAVYVLLAH from the coding sequence GTGACCATAACGTTCTATACTTCCATTATGCCAAACAAAGATGACATTACACCCGAAGAGCGGGCTTTATTTCGCGAAAGCGTCAAAGGGACGATTCCGCTCGGTGAAGAACGTCCGCTGTTGGAGAAAAGAGAGGCGCCGACGCCTGTTGATATAAAAGTTGATAGGAAACAGAAGGTTAGGCAACCAAATAACATCGATTTGAGTAGCTTGCCATTATCTGATCACAGCCCTCAATCGGTGACAGGTGAAGAGTCTATTGAATATCGAGGTAGTGGAATTTCACACAAAGATTTAAAGCGCTTAAAAGCTGGAGAATTTGCGATTCAAAGCCATTTAGATCTCCACGGTGCGACAATTGATCAAGCACGTGACGAACTAATCCGTTTCTTAACTAAAGCCCAAAATCAACACTGGCGGTGCGTCCGAATCGTCCATGGAAAAGGAAAACACCATGGCGATACTCCCATTCTGAAAAATTTAGTCAATGCGTGGCTACGGCAAATTCCTATTGTACTGGCTTTTACTAGCGCTCCTGGTCGAGATGGCGGTGCTGGGGCCGTTTATGTTTTATTAGCACATTGA
- the prmB gene encoding 50S ribosomal protein L3 N(5)-glutamine methyltransferase has product MSDVSVVNDLKTIRDYLRWATSRFNKAELVFGHGTDNAWDDAFQLLSYALSIPIESYDILDARLTVEERQQIVLLIDERVETRKPVPYITHRAWFSGLDFYVDERVLIPRSPIAELIQQEFKPWVSNSPDRILDLCTGSGCIATACALAFPNALVDAVDYEKNALDVAKINVAQYGLQDHVNLIHSDLFNELSNKQYDLIVTNPPYVSNEEISALPKEFQHEPKIGLYGYGADGLDIVQKILKEAAKYLTPEGVLVCEVGFSETKLIERYPMAPFTWVEFQQGGQGVFVLTADQLNACREMW; this is encoded by the coding sequence ATGAGTGATGTTTCAGTCGTCAACGACCTCAAGACAATAAGAGACTATTTACGTTGGGCTACCAGTCGATTTAACAAAGCTGAATTAGTATTCGGACATGGTACAGATAACGCCTGGGACGATGCTTTTCAATTACTGAGTTACGCATTATCAATACCCATTGAGTCCTACGATATTTTAGATGCCCGACTCACAGTAGAAGAACGCCAGCAAATTGTTCTACTTATTGACGAACGTGTAGAGACACGAAAACCTGTTCCGTATATCACTCATCGTGCTTGGTTCTCAGGTTTAGATTTTTATGTGGACGAACGAGTTCTGATACCACGATCACCGATTGCTGAATTAATTCAACAAGAGTTTAAACCCTGGGTTTCTAATAGCCCTGATCGAATTCTTGATTTATGTACAGGCAGTGGATGCATTGCAACAGCATGTGCCCTTGCATTTCCGAATGCATTAGTGGACGCCGTTGATTATGAAAAAAATGCTTTAGACGTTGCGAAAATTAATGTCGCACAATATGGATTACAAGATCACGTTAATTTAATTCACAGTGATTTATTCAATGAATTAAGTAATAAACAATATGATCTTATTGTCACTAATCCACCTTATGTGAGCAATGAAGAAATTTCTGCATTACCCAAAGAATTTCAACATGAACCCAAAATAGGATTGTACGGATATGGGGCTGATGGATTAGATATTGTGCAAAAAATCTTAAAAGAAGCCGCGAAATATCTTACACCTGAAGGGGTTTTAGTCTGTGAGGTGGGCTTTAGTGAAACTAAATTAATTGAACGATATCCAATGGCTCCTTTTACATGGGTTGAATTTCAACAGGGCGGGCAGGGCGTTTTTGTTTTAACTGCCGATCAATTAAATGCATGTCGTGAAATGTGGTAA
- a CDS encoding aspartate-semialdehyde dehydrogenase, whose product MSREFNVAVLGATGAVGETIIEILAERQFPVKKLFPLGSERSAGKSVSFMGKNIRVTDAAKFDWADAEIALFSAGGSVSAHYAPIAADAGTVVIDNTSHFRQDVDVPLVIPEVNPEALKDFRQRNIIANPNCSTIQMLVALKPIYDAVGIRRINVATYQSVSGAGKSALAELAGQVANVMNGQDVGCKKFPKQIAFNVLPHIDAFQDNGYTREEMKMFWETQKIFGDLDILVNATAVRVPVFYGHSEAINIETIKKISAEEAKDLLRVAPGVILMEPDSNYPTPVTEAAKHDGVFVGRVREDISHPNALNLWVVSDNIRKGAALNAVQIAELLLNEI is encoded by the coding sequence ATGAGTCGTGAATTTAACGTTGCAGTTCTTGGCGCAACAGGTGCTGTCGGAGAAACTATTATTGAAATTCTTGCTGAAAGGCAATTCCCAGTAAAAAAATTATTTCCCTTGGGTAGCGAACGCTCAGCAGGAAAATCAGTGAGTTTTATGGGTAAAAATATTCGAGTTACCGATGCGGCTAAATTCGATTGGGCTGATGCAGAGATTGCATTATTTTCTGCAGGCGGAAGTGTTTCTGCACATTACGCACCGATAGCGGCCGATGCAGGAACTGTGGTCATCGATAATACTTCACATTTTCGACAAGACGTCGATGTTCCACTCGTGATACCTGAAGTTAATCCTGAAGCACTCAAAGACTTTCGTCAACGCAATATTATTGCAAATCCAAATTGCTCAACGATTCAAATGCTTGTTGCATTAAAACCGATTTACGACGCTGTCGGAATTCGTCGCATTAATGTGGCGACCTATCAATCTGTTTCGGGTGCTGGAAAATCAGCTCTAGCAGAATTAGCGGGTCAAGTTGCGAACGTTATGAATGGACAAGATGTAGGATGCAAAAAATTTCCAAAACAAATTGCTTTTAATGTACTTCCCCACATTGATGCCTTTCAAGACAATGGCTATACACGTGAAGAAATGAAAATGTTTTGGGAAACTCAGAAAATTTTCGGAGATCTCGATATTTTAGTGAATGCAACTGCCGTAAGGGTTCCTGTTTTTTATGGTCATTCTGAAGCCATCAACATTGAAACGATCAAAAAAATCTCTGCAGAAGAAGCCAAAGATCTCTTGAGAGTGGCGCCCGGAGTAATATTGATGGAACCTGATTCAAACTATCCAACGCCAGTCACTGAGGCTGCTAAACATGACGGCGTTTTCGTAGGGCGAGTACGAGAAGACATCAGCCATCCAAATGCCCTAAATCTTTGGGTAGTTTCCGATAATATCCGCAAAGGCGCCGCCTTAAATGCTGTGCAAATTGCCGAATTGCTGCTAAATGAAATCTAA
- a CDS encoding DUF5630 domain-containing protein, which yields MEESQEIQQIGLRKYTALMESVNNDFAELLLLSESKKKIVDRCLDPDLESIWEMIWEKMNAEPTYQEAQKNSSLRYRPLKHQAFLAPFYRVAGLHYFHRGSRPGHRELLLKAAAPPYSSFHALRALSEELVKLEKGDGYHFALALNRANTAAAVHHAPGYILLAETHFDIACYYNKTNSSRSRDYFEFSLKNIVIADQLQPHCANSMHNAYYGLGPKISNGFGLETTQEMLTHLIALIEKADPTIDIPSLIASAKKEALEIIREFYEPKEGHSLLFKKQRVGGF from the coding sequence ATGGAAGAGTCCCAAGAAATACAGCAAATTGGATTGCGCAAATATACTGCCCTGATGGAATCAGTCAATAATGATTTTGCAGAACTCTTGTTACTTTCAGAATCCAAGAAAAAAATAGTTGATCGTTGCCTAGATCCTGATCTTGAGTCTATTTGGGAAATGATTTGGGAGAAAATGAATGCAGAACCCACTTATCAGGAAGCACAAAAAAATTCTTCATTACGATATCGTCCACTAAAACACCAAGCATTTTTAGCTCCCTTTTATCGTGTGGCGGGTTTGCATTATTTTCATCGAGGATCCAGACCAGGGCATCGAGAATTATTATTGAAAGCGGCTGCTCCACCCTACTCTAGTTTTCACGCATTGCGCGCATTATCAGAAGAACTTGTAAAACTGGAAAAAGGTGATGGATATCATTTTGCTTTAGCACTAAATCGTGCTAATACTGCGGCTGCAGTTCATCATGCGCCTGGGTATATACTATTGGCCGAAACGCATTTTGATATTGCGTGTTATTATAATAAAACTAATTCATCTCGTTCTCGAGATTATTTCGAATTCTCACTGAAAAACATTGTTATCGCAGATCAATTACAACCGCATTGTGCAAACAGTATGCACAATGCGTATTATGGTTTAGGTCCTAAAATCAGTAATGGATTCGGACTTGAAACAACACAAGAAATGCTTACTCATTTGATTGCGTTGATTGAAAAAGCAGATCCCACTATTGATATTCCATCGCTCATTGCCTCGGCAAAAAAAGAAGCACTAGAGATTATTAGAGAATTTTATGAACCTAAAGAAGGTCATTCTTTACTCTTTAAGAAGCAAAGAGTTGGAGGCTTCTAG
- a CDS encoding lytic murein transglycosylase translates to MASYAQQNQENSDWQNWVQNLRKEALAQGIRPQVFDSAFEGVQPSQRVQHFDKTQPEKRLTYAEYRKSRIDTFRIILGRREYSKYQDLLQKIAADYHVNPCIITALWGLESSYGHFKGNFPVITSLATLAYQGHRKTFFRHELLLALKILNDHHVSFSNFKGEWAGASGQTQFLPSSWYKYAVDYDGDGKKDIWNSTDDVLASIANYLKKNGWHSNEPWALETTLPDDFDESLYGFENARPLSEWEELGVEVPKHLSPELEAAIIMPLGGPALLAFHNFNIIKTYNNSTFYAGSVGYLADKICSKN, encoded by the coding sequence ATGGCGAGCTACGCACAACAAAATCAAGAGAATTCTGACTGGCAAAACTGGGTACAAAACCTTCGAAAAGAAGCCTTAGCGCAAGGCATCCGCCCGCAAGTATTCGACTCAGCGTTTGAAGGCGTTCAACCTAGCCAACGTGTCCAACACTTTGATAAAACCCAACCGGAAAAACGCCTCACCTACGCCGAGTATCGTAAATCTCGCATCGATACATTTAGAATTATTTTGGGTCGTCGCGAATACAGCAAATACCAAGATTTACTTCAGAAAATTGCTGCCGACTACCACGTAAACCCTTGCATAATTACAGCCCTCTGGGGACTTGAATCGAGTTACGGCCACTTTAAAGGCAACTTCCCTGTCATCACCTCACTCGCAACGTTGGCCTACCAAGGGCACCGCAAAACGTTCTTTCGGCATGAACTTCTGTTGGCACTCAAAATTCTTAATGATCATCATGTCAGTTTCTCAAACTTTAAAGGTGAATGGGCAGGCGCATCGGGACAGACTCAATTTTTGCCTTCAAGTTGGTACAAATACGCAGTTGATTACGACGGCGATGGCAAAAAAGACATCTGGAATAGCACTGATGATGTATTGGCCTCTATTGCTAACTACCTTAAAAAAAATGGATGGCACAGTAATGAGCCTTGGGCACTAGAAACAACCTTACCTGATGATTTTGACGAATCTCTTTACGGTTTTGAAAACGCACGCCCTTTGTCTGAATGGGAAGAGCTCGGCGTCGAAGTTCCAAAACACCTTTCACCAGAGCTTGAAGCTGCAATTATCATGCCATTAGGTGGCCCTGCTCTACTCGCCTTCCACAATTTTAACATCATAAAAACTTACAATAATTCAACCTTTTATGCAGGATCTGTAGGCTATTTAGCCGATAAAATTTGTTCAAAAAATTAA